A genomic segment from Microbacterium sp. SORGH_AS_0428 encodes:
- a CDS encoding ammonium transporter → MDSGNLAWSVAATALVLFMTPGVAFFYGGLVKAKSVVSMMMMSFGALGLVSVLWILYGFNMSAVESPLSFAGNPFSDFGLGGLDDNGLVGATYGATFAIITVALISGAIADRAKFGAWMIFAGVWATVVYFPVAAWVWGGGWVMKLGETLGFSTSVIDYAGGTAVHINAGAAALALALVLGKRIGFQKGITKPHNVPLVMLGAAILWFGWFGFNAGAEGTFGLLGTEDSSVGLIIINTLGATAAAIIGWLVVEKLKDGKATSVGAASGAVAGLVAITPSCANLTPGWALLLGVVTGAVCALAIELKWKLGYDDSLDVVGIHLVGGLIGTIYLGFFATETGLFVGGNYEQLVLQVIAAVGVLVYSFVVAWIIGFAIEKTIGFRIKNEDELAGVDSTVHGEEGYSLAEQS, encoded by the coding sequence ATGGATAGCGGAAATCTCGCCTGGTCCGTCGCTGCGACGGCACTTGTGCTCTTCATGACGCCGGGCGTCGCGTTCTTCTACGGAGGACTCGTCAAGGCCAAGAGCGTCGTCAGCATGATGATGATGAGCTTCGGCGCGCTCGGCCTGGTCAGCGTTCTGTGGATCCTCTACGGGTTCAACATGAGCGCGGTCGAAAGCCCGTTGTCGTTCGCCGGCAACCCTTTCTCCGACTTCGGTCTGGGCGGCCTCGACGACAACGGTCTCGTCGGCGCCACCTACGGCGCGACGTTCGCGATCATCACCGTCGCCCTGATCTCCGGTGCGATCGCCGACCGCGCCAAGTTCGGCGCCTGGATGATCTTCGCCGGCGTCTGGGCCACCGTCGTCTACTTCCCCGTCGCAGCATGGGTCTGGGGTGGCGGCTGGGTCATGAAGCTGGGGGAGACCCTCGGCTTCTCGACCTCGGTCATCGACTACGCCGGTGGTACCGCCGTGCACATCAACGCCGGCGCCGCGGCGCTCGCGCTCGCGCTCGTCCTCGGCAAGCGCATCGGCTTCCAGAAGGGCATCACCAAGCCCCACAACGTGCCGCTCGTCATGCTCGGTGCGGCGATCCTGTGGTTCGGCTGGTTCGGCTTCAACGCCGGCGCTGAGGGCACCTTCGGCCTGCTCGGCACCGAGGACTCCTCGGTCGGCCTCATCATCATCAACACGCTGGGCGCCACCGCGGCGGCCATCATCGGTTGGCTCGTCGTCGAGAAGCTGAAGGACGGCAAGGCCACCTCGGTGGGCGCCGCCTCGGGTGCCGTCGCCGGTCTCGTCGCCATCACCCCCTCGTGCGCCAACCTCACGCCCGGCTGGGCCCTGCTGCTCGGTGTCGTCACCGGTGCCGTCTGTGCCCTCGCGATCGAGCTGAAGTGGAAGCTCGGCTACGACGACTCGCTCGATGTGGTCGGCATCCACCTCGTCGGCGGTCTGATCGGAACGATCTACCTCGGCTTCTTCGCGACCGAGACCGGCCTGTTCGTCGGCGGCAACTACGAGCAGCTCGTGCTGCAGGTCATCGCCGCGGTGGGCGTGCTCGTCTACTCCTTCGTCGTCGCCTGGATCATCGGCTTCGCGATCGAGAAGACCATCGGCTTCCGCATCAAGAACGAGGACGAGCTCGCGGGCGTGGACTCCACGGTTCACGGCGAGGAGGGCTACTCGCTCGCCGAGCAGTCCTGA
- the zapE gene encoding cell division protein ZapE: MTSPAHQNAFVHLAERSPQVTGADMVASLVPPPQFADASFDTYRADEAFPSQAEAKQTLREFAGAVVEAPKRGLFRRAPRAPERKPGVYLDGGFGVGKTHLLASIYHAMPARRKYFGSFIEYTALVGALGYQQTVELFRGSDLLCIDEFELDDPGDTMVMTRLLGELVASGTKLAATSNTPPNALGEGRFAAQDFLREIQAMSASFETLRIDGVDYRQRAVDGHAVVLDAGAYDGALAEAAGAGVVSDDEFSALIAHLAKVHPSRYIRLIDGVTTIGLRDVHQLTDQSAALRFVAFVDRAYDAQLPVRATGVALDQVFGEEMLAGGYRKKYLRAISRLIALTHS; this comes from the coding sequence ATGACTTCGCCCGCTCATCAGAACGCATTCGTGCACCTCGCCGAGCGGTCTCCGCAGGTGACCGGTGCCGACATGGTCGCCTCCCTCGTGCCTCCGCCCCAGTTCGCGGACGCGAGTTTCGACACGTACCGCGCGGACGAAGCCTTCCCCTCGCAGGCCGAGGCGAAGCAGACTCTTCGTGAGTTCGCCGGCGCGGTGGTGGAGGCGCCCAAGCGCGGCCTGTTCCGCCGTGCTCCCCGCGCACCCGAGCGCAAACCCGGCGTCTACCTCGACGGTGGCTTCGGTGTCGGCAAGACCCACCTGCTCGCATCGATCTATCACGCGATGCCCGCGCGCCGGAAGTATTTCGGGTCGTTCATCGAGTACACGGCTCTGGTCGGCGCGCTCGGCTACCAGCAGACGGTCGAGCTGTTCCGCGGCTCCGATCTGCTGTGCATCGACGAGTTCGAACTCGACGATCCAGGCGACACGATGGTGATGACGCGTCTGCTCGGCGAGCTCGTCGCATCCGGCACCAAGCTGGCTGCGACCTCCAACACCCCGCCGAACGCACTCGGTGAGGGGCGCTTCGCCGCGCAGGACTTCCTGCGCGAGATCCAGGCGATGTCGGCCTCGTTCGAGACGCTGAGGATCGACGGCGTCGACTACCGCCAGCGCGCGGTGGACGGTCATGCGGTCGTCTTGGACGCGGGCGCCTACGACGGCGCTCTCGCCGAGGCCGCCGGAGCCGGCGTCGTCTCCGATGACGAGTTCTCGGCCCTCATCGCCCATCTGGCGAAAGTCCACCCGTCGCGTTACATCCGCCTCATCGACGGCGTGACGACCATCGGGCTGCGCGACGTGCACCAGCTGACCGATCAGTCCGCGGCCCTTCGCTTCGTCGCCTTCGTCGACCGCGCGTACGACGCACAGCTCCCGGTGCGGGCCACCGGCGTGGCGTTGGACCAGGTCTTCGGCGAGGAGATGCTGGCGGGCGGCTACCGCAAGAAATACCTGCGCGCCATCTCACGGCTGATCGCTCTCACCCACTCCTGA
- a CDS encoding sulfurtransferase yields the protein MPVDLDASSEKFAAYAHPERLVTTQWLQERLGTPGLVVVESDEDVLLYETGHIPGAVKVDWHTELNDPVVRDYVDGNGFAELLGRKGISRDDTVVIYGDKNNWWAAYALWVFSLFGHEDVRLLDGGRDRWIAEGREITTEPADRARTEYPVIERDDSVLRAYKEDVLAHLGHPLIDVRSPEEYSGERTSAPAYPEEGALRAGHIPSAQSVPWARAVAEDGTFKTRTDLDAIYRGEAGLTDGEPIVAYCRIGERSSHTWFVLKHLLGFEDVRNYDGSWTEWGSAVRVPIVTGAEPGEVPGR from the coding sequence GTGCCCGTCGACCTCGATGCCTCGTCCGAGAAGTTCGCCGCCTACGCGCACCCCGAGCGACTCGTCACCACCCAGTGGCTCCAGGAGCGTCTGGGCACGCCCGGACTCGTGGTCGTCGAGTCGGATGAGGACGTGCTGCTGTACGAGACCGGGCACATCCCCGGCGCGGTCAAGGTGGACTGGCACACCGAGCTGAACGATCCCGTCGTGCGCGATTACGTCGACGGCAACGGATTCGCCGAGCTCCTCGGCCGCAAGGGCATCTCGCGCGACGACACCGTCGTCATCTACGGCGACAAGAACAACTGGTGGGCGGCATACGCGCTCTGGGTGTTCTCGTTGTTCGGCCACGAGGATGTGCGTCTGCTCGACGGCGGCCGTGACCGCTGGATCGCAGAGGGTCGGGAGATCACGACCGAGCCGGCGGACCGCGCGCGCACCGAGTACCCCGTCATCGAGCGCGACGACAGCGTCCTGCGCGCCTACAAAGAGGATGTGCTCGCTCATCTGGGGCATCCGTTGATCGACGTTCGGTCACCCGAGGAGTACTCGGGTGAGCGCACCAGCGCTCCCGCCTACCCGGAGGAGGGCGCACTGCGTGCCGGCCACATCCCCTCTGCGCAGAGTGTGCCGTGGGCACGCGCGGTCGCCGAGGACGGCACGTTCAAGACGCGCACGGACCTGGACGCGATCTACCGCGGTGAGGCGGGCCTGACCGACGGCGAGCCGATCGTCGCATACTGCCGGATCGGGGAGCGCTCCAGTCACACCTGGTTCGTCCTGAAGCACTTGCTCGGCTTCGAGGATGTCCGCAACTACGACGGGTCCTGGACCGAGTGGGGCAGCGCGGTGCGCGTGCCCATCGTCACCGGTGCCGAGCCGGGCGAGGTGCCCGGCCGCTAG
- a CDS encoding SufE family protein, whose product MTDSALPEKLAEIREDFLALAEPERLQLLLEFSQELPPIPSEYEGHPELCERVAECQSPVYIVVDVDEDGIVAMHATAPAEAPTTRGFASILAQGLTGLTVADALAVPDDYPQSLGLTRAVSPLRIAGMTGMLLRAKRQIQRKSGT is encoded by the coding sequence ATGACCGACAGCGCCCTCCCCGAGAAGCTCGCCGAGATCCGCGAGGACTTCCTCGCCCTCGCCGAACCCGAACGCCTGCAGCTGCTTCTGGAGTTCTCGCAGGAGCTCCCGCCGATCCCGTCGGAGTACGAGGGACATCCGGAGTTGTGCGAGCGCGTGGCCGAGTGCCAGTCCCCCGTGTACATCGTCGTCGATGTGGATGAGGACGGCATCGTCGCGATGCACGCCACCGCTCCGGCGGAGGCTCCCACGACCCGCGGCTTCGCCAGCATCCTGGCACAGGGGCTGACCGGCCTCACCGTCGCGGACGCCCTCGCGGTTCCTGACGACTACCCGCAGAGCCTGGGCCTGACCCGCGCGGTCTCTCCCCTGCGCATCGCAGGGATGACGGGGATGCTCCTGCGCGCCAAGCGACAGATCCAACGCAAGAGCGGCACCTGA
- a CDS encoding dihydrofolate reductase family protein, whose protein sequence is MYLTRVIPRPIERIDAGDDAGLAWLRAEYEPDAERSVRLNMITSLTGSATGTDGTSDTLSSPVDRRILGVIRGWSDVVVVGAQSVRAERYVVPKRTRLAIVTRTGRLEGHQLAPDDDTARVFLVCAERDADTVRGNSESLGLDVIAVPGDDLQPSRVISAFADRGWLRVVCEGGPTLASQFAQAGVIDEFCVSVAPQLVPATAPFIHVPDGHALGAPHGLLVDDSGFSYLRARPSV, encoded by the coding sequence ATGTACCTCACGCGTGTGATCCCCCGCCCCATCGAACGCATAGACGCCGGCGATGACGCCGGGCTGGCCTGGCTCCGCGCCGAGTACGAGCCGGATGCCGAGCGGTCGGTGCGGCTCAACATGATCACGTCGTTGACGGGTTCGGCGACGGGCACGGACGGTACGAGCGACACGCTCTCGAGTCCCGTCGATCGCCGCATCCTCGGGGTGATCCGCGGGTGGAGCGATGTCGTGGTGGTGGGCGCGCAGAGCGTACGCGCCGAGCGATATGTCGTGCCCAAACGCACCCGACTGGCGATCGTCACACGAACGGGACGGCTCGAAGGCCACCAGCTGGCGCCGGATGATGACACCGCCCGCGTCTTCCTCGTCTGCGCCGAGCGCGATGCCGACACCGTGAGAGGCAACAGCGAGAGTCTGGGTCTCGACGTCATCGCCGTACCCGGCGACGATCTCCAGCCGTCCCGCGTCATCTCGGCCTTCGCGGACCGCGGATGGCTGCGTGTCGTCTGCGAGGGAGGGCCCACGCTCGCCTCGCAGTTCGCTCAGGCAGGCGTCATCGATGAGTTCTGCGTCTCCGTCGCGCCGCAGCTCGTGCCGGCGACCGCGCCGTTCATCCATGTTCCGGACGGTCACGCGCTGGGTGCTCCACACGGCCTGCTCGTCGACGACTCCGGCTTCAGCTATCTGCGGGCTCGGCCGTCGGTGTGA
- a CDS encoding alpha/beta fold hydrolase codes for MLDSRRAARHGASPTAFALFRGAAVALATATALCSALIGAVAIRVARQVVTPAGRRADTRILALDPASQTITLERNDDTELPGRYGLFTRGTEDYVKLGSVLAENEAGVKRKLLTHVGQDARLSAEAAFSGWYFDRPEQLQLPFSSQLIGSAVGPCPAWLFPAEKDTDLWCIQIHGRGTTRAECLRAVPLMHNLGLTTLVVSYRNDGEAPRSRTGTYGLGATEWRDVDAAIGFARRNGARRILLMGWSMGGAIALQLALSSAHRDMIAGVVLDSPVIDWRVVLDYQAGLMKLPVTVTKLAISALQSDWGTAFTRTGTPIPFDRLDVVARADELRDPILILHSDDDGFVPSDASHDLRQARPDLVELEVFEVARHTKLWNYDEQRWSDRIRDWVRAQGLTPTAEPADS; via the coding sequence ATGTTGGACTCCAGGCGCGCCGCCCGCCATGGCGCCTCACCCACCGCCTTCGCCCTCTTCCGCGGCGCAGCCGTCGCTCTCGCGACTGCGACCGCGCTGTGCTCCGCCCTGATCGGAGCCGTCGCCATCCGGGTGGCCCGTCAGGTCGTGACGCCCGCCGGGCGTCGTGCCGACACCCGCATCCTGGCGCTCGATCCGGCGTCGCAGACGATCACGCTCGAGCGCAACGACGACACCGAGCTGCCGGGGCGCTACGGGCTGTTCACCCGCGGCACCGAGGACTACGTCAAGCTCGGCAGCGTGCTGGCCGAGAATGAAGCGGGCGTCAAGCGCAAGCTGCTGACACACGTCGGTCAGGACGCACGGCTCTCCGCTGAGGCGGCGTTCAGCGGCTGGTACTTCGACCGCCCGGAGCAATTGCAGCTGCCCTTCAGCTCCCAGCTCATCGGTTCGGCCGTCGGGCCGTGCCCCGCGTGGCTCTTCCCGGCCGAGAAGGACACGGACCTGTGGTGCATCCAGATCCACGGCCGCGGCACGACCCGGGCGGAGTGCCTTCGCGCCGTTCCGCTCATGCACAACCTTGGCCTCACCACGCTCGTCGTGTCGTACCGCAACGACGGCGAGGCACCGCGCAGCCGCACGGGCACCTACGGGCTGGGTGCCACGGAGTGGCGCGATGTCGATGCGGCGATCGGCTTCGCCCGCCGCAACGGCGCCCGCCGCATCCTGCTCATGGGATGGTCGATGGGAGGCGCGATCGCGCTGCAGCTGGCCCTCAGCTCGGCGCATCGGGACATGATCGCCGGTGTCGTACTCGATTCGCCCGTCATCGACTGGCGCGTCGTGCTCGACTACCAGGCGGGCCTCATGAAGCTTCCTGTCACCGTGACCAAGCTCGCCATCTCAGCGCTCCAGTCGGACTGGGGCACGGCGTTCACCCGTACCGGAACACCGATCCCGTTCGATCGCCTGGATGTCGTCGCGCGCGCGGACGAGCTTCGCGATCCGATCCTGATCCTGCACAGCGACGATGACGGCTTCGTGCCCTCGGACGCATCGCACGATCTTCGTCAGGCGCGGCCCGACCTCGTCGAGCTCGAGGTGTTCGAGGTGGCCCGCCACACGAAGCTCTGGAACTACGACGAGCAGCGGTGGAGCGATCGCATCCGCGACTGGGTGCGCGCGCAGGGCCTCACACCGACGGCCGAGCCCGCAGATAGCTGA
- a CDS encoding DUF3000 domain-containing protein, translating to MPSDPAAPASALDDAVARILEVSFREDLVVRQIPAPSGIAPASFAMAGDVRPEPGEHESAFGTGRFLLLHDPSEPEPWDSPWRIVCFAQAPLDTEIGTDPLVADVAWSWLLDALQTRSAGYHAASGTATKTLSKGFGSLAAEGDGAQIELRASWSPEGEIERHVEAWAELVCMLAGLPPGSEGIAQIRGRGSSRA from the coding sequence GTGCCCTCCGACCCAGCCGCACCCGCGTCTGCACTCGACGACGCCGTCGCGCGGATCCTCGAGGTGTCGTTCCGCGAGGACCTCGTCGTGCGTCAGATTCCCGCTCCGTCCGGAATCGCCCCGGCCTCGTTCGCGATGGCCGGCGATGTGCGCCCCGAGCCCGGCGAGCACGAGTCCGCTTTCGGCACGGGCCGCTTCCTTCTCCTCCACGACCCGTCCGAACCCGAGCCCTGGGACTCGCCGTGGCGCATCGTGTGCTTCGCACAGGCGCCTCTCGATACCGAGATCGGCACGGATCCGCTGGTGGCCGACGTCGCCTGGTCCTGGCTCCTCGACGCCCTGCAGACCCGCAGCGCGGGCTACCACGCCGCATCGGGCACGGCCACGAAGACCCTGTCCAAGGGGTTCGGTTCACTCGCCGCCGAGGGAGACGGTGCCCAGATCGAGCTGCGCGCGTCATGGTCCCCGGAGGGCGAGATCGAACGACACGTCGAAGCGTGGGCAGAATTGGTTTGCATGCTCGCCGGGCTTCCGCCCGGCTCGGAAGGGATCGCGCAGATCCGGGGAAGGGGTTCATCCCGTGCCTGA
- a CDS encoding HRDC domain-containing protein, translated as MPEYSVIADEAEFTSAIERLAEGEGPFAVDVERASGFRYSQRAYLVQIYRRGSGVFLIDPPALSDFSPLQAVLGTADWVLHAASQDLPSLRELGLEPPHIFDTELASRLLGHSRVGLGAVVEDTLGITLAKAHSAADWSTRPLPQSWLEYAALDVVHLVDVRDALVTELAEQGKTELAEEEFQAVLDRPVKPPRTDPWRRLSGLHTLRGRRNLAIARALWQAREDLAVAQDVSPGRLVPDRALVAAVAAAPDSKRALAAVKEFTGRASRSELDRWWAAIEEGRAATDLPLERVGSDALPPPRAWIDRNPEADARLKAARPLVEARAEELTMPTENLLTPELLRRVAWEPPTPIDADTVGEALLSLGARRWQVRETAQVIADAFVASVQSVENAAEDAS; from the coding sequence GTGCCTGAGTACTCCGTCATCGCCGACGAAGCAGAGTTCACGTCGGCGATCGAGAGACTCGCCGAGGGTGAAGGTCCGTTCGCTGTCGACGTGGAACGTGCATCCGGTTTCCGCTATTCACAGCGCGCGTACCTGGTGCAGATCTACCGGCGCGGGTCGGGTGTGTTCCTCATCGATCCGCCGGCCCTCTCCGACTTCTCCCCGCTGCAGGCCGTCCTCGGCACGGCTGACTGGGTGCTCCACGCTGCCAGCCAGGATCTGCCGTCGCTGCGAGAGCTGGGACTGGAGCCGCCGCACATCTTCGACACCGAGCTCGCCTCGCGGCTTCTCGGACACTCCCGCGTCGGGCTCGGTGCCGTCGTCGAGGACACGCTCGGCATCACTCTCGCCAAGGCGCACTCCGCGGCGGACTGGTCGACGCGTCCGCTCCCCCAGTCCTGGCTGGAGTACGCCGCGCTGGATGTGGTGCACCTGGTCGACGTGCGTGACGCGCTCGTGACTGAGCTGGCCGAGCAAGGAAAGACCGAGCTGGCCGAAGAGGAGTTCCAGGCCGTACTCGACCGGCCCGTCAAGCCGCCGCGCACGGACCCCTGGCGACGGTTGAGCGGCCTGCACACCCTCCGTGGGCGCCGCAATCTCGCCATCGCCCGCGCGTTGTGGCAGGCACGCGAAGATCTCGCCGTCGCGCAGGACGTGTCTCCGGGTCGCCTGGTGCCGGACCGCGCGCTCGTGGCGGCCGTCGCAGCCGCTCCGGACAGCAAGCGTGCTCTCGCCGCGGTGAAGGAGTTCACGGGCCGTGCCAGCCGGTCGGAGCTCGACCGGTGGTGGGCGGCCATCGAGGAGGGGCGCGCCGCGACGGATCTCCCTCTCGAGCGTGTCGGCAGCGACGCGCTGCCTCCGCCGCGGGCGTGGATCGACCGCAACCCCGAGGCCGACGCCCGCCTGAAGGCCGCTCGGCCGCTCGTCGAAGCACGCGCCGAGGAGCTGACCATGCCCACCGAGAACCTGTTGACTCCCGAACTGCTGCGCCGCGTCGCGTGGGAGCCGCCGACACCGATCGACGCGGACACCGTGGGGGAAGCCCTCCTCTCCCTGGGCGCCCGCCGCTGGCAGGTGCGAGAAACCGCACAGGTGATCGCCGATGCTTTTGTGGCTTCCGTGCAATCGGTCGAGAACGCGGCGGAGGACGCTTCGTAG
- a CDS encoding thiolase family protein, translated as MAEISDVFFVDGMRTPFGRAGEKGMYWNTRADDLVVKTIIGVMERNPQVPADRIDDVAIAATSQTGDQGLTLGRSAAILAGLPMTVPGFAIDRMCAGAMTSVTTMAGSIGVGMYDVALAGGVEHMGHHPIGANADPNPRFVAERMVDPGALNMGVTAERIFDRFPHLTRERSDMFGMLSQHKAQAAYENGRFQPDLVPVAIKDADGAWGLATEDEGRRPETTLEQLATLKTPFRPHGRVTAGTSSPLTDGATMGLLAGGGAVKELGLQPKMRLVSFAFAGVQPEIMGIGPIPATEKALRKAGLTIDDIGLFELNEAFAIQVISLLDHFGIADDDPRVNPWGGAIALGHPLAASGVRLMIQLAAQFRERPDVRYGLTAMCVGLGQGGSVIWENPFFDGKKRK; from the coding sequence GTGGCCGAGATTTCGGACGTCTTCTTCGTCGACGGCATGCGTACGCCCTTCGGGCGCGCCGGCGAGAAGGGCATGTACTGGAACACCCGCGCGGACGATCTGGTGGTCAAGACGATCATCGGCGTCATGGAGCGCAATCCGCAGGTCCCCGCGGACCGCATCGATGATGTCGCCATCGCCGCGACCAGCCAGACGGGCGACCAGGGACTCACCCTCGGCCGCTCGGCGGCGATCCTGGCAGGTCTGCCGATGACGGTTCCCGGCTTCGCGATCGACCGCATGTGCGCCGGCGCCATGACCAGCGTCACGACGATGGCCGGCTCGATCGGCGTCGGGATGTACGACGTCGCGCTCGCCGGGGGTGTCGAGCACATGGGGCATCACCCCATCGGCGCCAACGCCGACCCGAACCCGCGGTTCGTCGCCGAGCGGATGGTCGACCCGGGAGCGCTCAACATGGGCGTGACCGCGGAGCGCATCTTCGACCGCTTCCCGCATCTGACGCGCGAACGCAGCGACATGTTCGGGATGCTCAGCCAGCACAAGGCGCAGGCGGCGTACGAGAACGGCAGGTTCCAGCCCGACCTCGTGCCCGTGGCGATCAAGGACGCCGACGGTGCGTGGGGCCTCGCGACCGAGGATGAGGGACGACGCCCCGAGACGACGCTCGAGCAGCTCGCGACTCTGAAGACCCCGTTCCGTCCCCATGGTCGCGTGACGGCCGGCACGTCGTCACCGCTCACCGACGGCGCGACGATGGGCCTGCTGGCCGGCGGCGGGGCGGTGAAGGAACTCGGCCTGCAGCCGAAGATGCGCCTCGTCTCGTTCGCCTTCGCCGGTGTGCAGCCGGAGATCATGGGCATCGGGCCGATTCCGGCGACGGAGAAGGCCCTGCGCAAGGCGGGACTGACGATCGACGACATCGGCCTGTTCGAGCTGAACGAGGCCTTCGCGATCCAGGTGATCTCCCTGCTCGACCACTTCGGGATCGCCGACGACGACCCGCGCGTGAACCCCTGGGGCGGCGCCATCGCGCTCGGGCACCCGCTGGCCGCATCCGGCGTGCGTCTGATGATCCAGCTCGCCGCGCAGTTCCGTGAGCGGCCCGACGTCCGCTATGGACTCACCGCGATGTGCGTGGGACTGGGGCAGGGCGGCTCGGTCATCTGGGAGAACCCGTTCTTCGACGGCAAGAAGCGGAAGTGA
- a CDS encoding 3-hydroxyacyl-CoA dehydrogenase NAD-binding domain-containing protein — MTDYDAIDFSPLDQFSGDEVVTHSPVRDIRLPSGKVLALITLDNGRDHTRPNTLGPATLKELGDTLSALASRAAAGEIHAVGITGKQYILAAGADLSDVSKVPSRDAAKLIAQRGHQVLGRLAELGVPSFAFVNGLALGGGVEIALNSTYRTVDASAAAIALPEVFLGIIPGWGGSYLLPNLIGIEKALEVVISNPLKQNRTLKPRQAYELGMFDAIFSPANFLEESLAWADGVIGGAIKVERKNEPGKIERLTKWPIAIKVARGMLESRIGTVPRSPYVALELLDKAKGGTRAEGFAREDEALADLVVGDQFAASMYAFDLVQKRAKRPVGAPDKTLAKKVTKVGVIGAGLMASQFALLFVRKLRVPVLITDIDQARVDKGVAHIHEEIGKLEAKGRLDADAANQLRGLVTGTTDKSQYADCDFVIEAVFEEVGVKQQVFAEIESIVAEDAILATNTSSLSVTEIGSKLAHPERLVGFHFFNPVAVMPLIEVVKTEATSDAALSTAFVVAKGLGKNAVLTADAPGFVVNRLLAKVMGEAARAVYEGTPLLTVEKAFAPLGLPMTPFQLIDLVGWKVAAHVQDTMAHAFPDRFFASENFHKLAELAEIVEKDKSGRVTGWTKAAEKVLKPAVGTTPVAEAEILRRVQDGLAQEIRIMLDDAVVPEVQDIDLCLILGAGWPFIDGGASPYLDREGASERVFGATFHTPPIRGVGA, encoded by the coding sequence ATGACCGACTACGACGCGATCGATTTCTCCCCGCTCGACCAGTTCAGCGGCGACGAGGTCGTCACCCACTCCCCCGTGCGCGACATCCGGCTGCCCTCGGGCAAGGTGCTGGCGCTCATCACACTCGACAACGGCCGGGATCACACCCGACCGAACACCCTCGGCCCCGCGACGCTGAAGGAGCTCGGCGACACGCTGTCCGCACTCGCCTCGCGCGCAGCGGCCGGCGAGATCCATGCCGTCGGCATCACGGGCAAGCAGTACATCCTTGCTGCGGGAGCCGACCTCTCCGATGTCTCGAAGGTCCCGTCACGGGATGCCGCCAAGCTCATTGCGCAGCGCGGCCACCAGGTGCTGGGTCGCCTTGCGGAGCTCGGCGTGCCGTCTTTCGCCTTCGTGAACGGCCTCGCGCTCGGCGGCGGCGTCGAGATCGCACTCAACTCCACGTACCGCACGGTGGATGCGTCCGCAGCCGCGATCGCGTTGCCCGAGGTGTTCCTGGGCATCATCCCGGGTTGGGGCGGTTCGTACCTGCTGCCGAACCTCATCGGCATCGAGAAGGCGCTCGAGGTCGTCATCTCGAACCCGCTGAAGCAGAACCGCACGCTCAAGCCCCGCCAGGCGTACGAACTCGGGATGTTCGACGCCATCTTCTCCCCCGCGAACTTCCTCGAGGAGTCTCTCGCCTGGGCCGACGGTGTCATCGGTGGCGCGATCAAGGTCGAGCGCAAGAACGAGCCCGGCAAGATCGAGCGTCTCACGAAGTGGCCGATCGCGATCAAGGTGGCTCGCGGCATGCTGGAGAGCCGGATCGGCACGGTCCCGCGCTCGCCTTACGTCGCGCTCGAGCTCCTCGACAAGGCCAAGGGGGGAACCAGGGCCGAGGGCTTCGCGCGCGAGGACGAGGCGCTGGCGGATCTCGTCGTCGGCGACCAGTTCGCGGCCTCGATGTATGCCTTCGATCTCGTGCAGAAGCGCGCGAAACGCCCCGTGGGCGCGCCGGACAAGACGCTCGCGAAGAAGGTCACCAAGGTCGGCGTCATCGGCGCGGGCCTCATGGCCAGTCAGTTCGCGCTGCTGTTCGTGCGCAAGCTCCGCGTGCCCGTCCTCATCACCGACATCGACCAGGCGCGGGTCGACAAGGGGGTGGCCCACATCCACGAGGAGATCGGCAAGCTCGAGGCGAAGGGGCGTCTGGACGCGGACGCCGCCAACCAGCTGCGCGGACTCGTGACCGGCACGACCGACAAATCGCAGTACGCGGACTGCGACTTCGTCATCGAGGCGGTCTTCGAGGAGGTCGGTGTCAAGCAGCAGGTGTTCGCGGAGATCGAGTCGATCGTGGCCGAAGACGCGATCCTCGCGACCAACACCTCGTCGCTCTCGGTCACCGAGATCGGGTCCAAGCTCGCGCACCCCGAGCGCTTGGTGGGCTTCCACTTCTTCAACCCGGTGGCCGTCATGCCGCTCATCGAGGTGGTCAAGACCGAAGCGACCTCGGATGCGGCGTTGTCCACTGCCTTCGTCGTGGCCAAGGGTCTCGGAAAGAACGCTGTGCTCACCGCCGACGCTCCCGGCTTCGTCGTCAACCGGCTCCTGGCGAAGGTCATGGGCGAAGCGGCACGCGCCGTCTACGAGGGCACGCCGCTGCTCACCGTCGAGAAGGCATTCGCTCCGCTGGGGCTGCCGATGACGCCGTTCCAGCTCATCGATCTGGTGGGCTGGAAGGTTGCGGCGCACGTGCAGGACACGATGGCGCATGCCTTCCCCGACCGGTTCTTCGCGTCGGAGAACTTCCACAAGCTGGCCGAGCTGGCGGAGATCGTCGAGAAGGACAAGAGCGGACGTGTCACGGGCTGGACGAAGGCCGCCGAGAAGGTGTTGAAGCCCGCTGTCGGCACGACACCTGTCGCGGAGGCGGAGATCCTCCGCCGCGTGCAGGACGGCCTGGCGCAGGAGATCCGCATCATGCTGGACGATGCGGTCGTCCCGGAGGTGCAGGACATCGATCTGTGCCTCATCCTCGGCGCGGGCTGGCCGTTCATCGACGGCGGGGCATCGCCGTACCTCGACAGAGAGGGCGCCTCCGAGCGCGTGTTCGGCGCGACGTTCCACACTCCGCCGATCCGCGGCGTCGGCGCCTGA